A stretch of Paenibacillus peoriae DNA encodes these proteins:
- a CDS encoding DNA modification methylase translates to MQIKFVNVETLIPYIKNARNNEKAVDYVATSIQSYGFKNPILIDSNHEIIAGHTRLLAAKKLGLKEVPTILVDDLTPEQVKAFRIADNKTAEYADWNFELLAQELEELKLADYDLSLTGFDMSECEKLLDTLHEESVDDEVDFNVEEALPEHPITRRGDIWLLGKHRLMCGDSTNSQDIATLMDGKKTRLIVTDPPYNVDYTGKTKDALKIENDKMDDDKFYNFLLAAYTQMFDVADDGASIYVFHADSEGLNFRKSFIEAGFKLSQCCIWAKQAMVMGHADYHWMHEPILYGWKPTSGHYWNSDRKQTTLWKFDRPFRNEYHPTMKPIPLISYPIKNSSKLGDVVFDPFGGSGSTLIACEETDRLCHTSELDPKYVDVIVKRYIAYVGSDSNVYLIREGKQYSYHEVVAELARSEISCAD, encoded by the coding sequence TTGCAAATCAAATTCGTAAACGTAGAAACGTTAATTCCGTACATAAAAAACGCCAGAAATAATGAGAAAGCTGTAGATTATGTAGCAACAAGTATTCAAAGTTATGGTTTTAAAAATCCCATTCTGATTGACAGTAATCATGAAATCATAGCAGGTCATACTCGTTTGTTAGCAGCCAAGAAGCTTGGACTAAAGGAAGTCCCAACAATACTGGTGGATGATTTAACTCCTGAACAGGTCAAAGCCTTCAGAATCGCTGATAACAAAACGGCTGAGTATGCAGATTGGAATTTTGAATTGTTAGCACAGGAACTAGAAGAATTAAAACTGGCTGATTATGATCTCTCTCTAACTGGATTTGATATGAGCGAGTGTGAGAAGTTGCTGGATACATTACACGAAGAATCCGTGGATGATGAGGTTGATTTTAATGTGGAAGAAGCGTTGCCTGAGCATCCCATAACTCGTAGAGGTGATATCTGGCTCCTTGGGAAGCATAGGCTCATGTGCGGAGACTCGACTAATTCGCAGGATATCGCAACATTGATGGATGGTAAGAAGACTCGGCTCATTGTAACTGATCCACCCTACAACGTGGACTATACGGGCAAGACGAAGGACGCGTTGAAAATTGAGAACGATAAGATGGATGACGACAAGTTTTATAATTTCCTATTGGCTGCCTATACTCAAATGTTTGACGTTGCTGATGACGGAGCAAGTATTTATGTGTTCCACGCTGATAGTGAAGGCTTGAACTTTAGGAAGTCATTTATTGAAGCTGGATTCAAACTGTCTCAATGTTGTATATGGGCAAAGCAAGCAATGGTAATGGGACATGCCGATTATCATTGGATGCACGAACCTATATTGTACGGTTGGAAGCCGACAAGTGGACACTATTGGAATAGTGATCGTAAGCAAACGACATTATGGAAATTTGATCGTCCTTTCCGCAATGAGTATCATCCCACGATGAAGCCGATTCCCTTAATTAGCTATCCGATTAAAAATTCGAGCAAGCTTGGCGATGTCGTATTTGATCCATTTGGTGGTTCAGGTTCAACATTGATTGCTTGTGAGGAAACGGATCGGCTTTGCCATACGAGTGAGCTTGATCCCAAATATGTAGATGTGATTGTGAAGCGATATATTGCCTATGTTGGCAGCGATAGCAATGTATATTTGATTCGGGAAGGTAAGCAGTATAGTTACCATGAAGTTGTTGCTGAGTTGGCAAGGTCAGAGATATCATGTGCTGACTAA